GATGGCGGCCTCCATCTCGGGAAGCGCTTGCGGGTGGTAGGCGATGGGACGAAGTTCCATTGGCCTCATTGTATGAAATAGCATCATTTTTATATGCAAGTAGGTACTTGCACGCAGAGCATACCACACCCTTTTTGTGCGTGCAAGTACCCACTTGCAGCCAGGGATAGCACCGGGGATGCGGGTAAACCGAGCCTCGTGCCGATGCCGACGATGCTCCCTTCCGCAGAGATGCTCCGCTCCTGGGCGGCGGCCTCGCAGCTCGACGACCTCGCGCTGGTCCTTCAAACCGGCGACGAGTCGCGGCGCATCGATGCCGAACGCCCGCTCTATCCGGCCAGCATGATCAAGCTCCCCCTGGCGGCGGCCATCCTGTGCGAGGTGGAAGCCGGCCGCCTGCACCTAGACCAGCATATCCGGATCCAGCCTGGGAACATGACGGCGAACGATGCGCCCTCTCCCCTGGATCCCGGCTATTTCGCGACCTTGGACGAGCTGATTCACCGGGCCATTGCCTACTCGGACAACGTCGCCACGAACACCCTCTTCGACGTAGTCGGGCGCGACCGGGCCACCAGCATCGCTCGAGAGCGGCTACGCCTCCCCCACACGTCGTTCCGACGCAAGCTCTCGGGAAGCGACCCGCTCATCCACGATCCACTCTGGAACGGCCTCGATCTCAATACGCACCCTGCGGCCGATGCTGCGCGCCTGCTGAGCGCGATCTCACGCGCCGAGGTTCCCGGCTCGGCCCGGCTCCGAAGCGCCCTAGGCGCCCAAATATGGAACGACAAGCTCAGCGCCGGCCTGTCGGCGGGCGATCGCTTCGAGCACAAGACCGGCGAGACCGACTCGGTCTGTCACGACGGCGGGATTCTCACCACGGCTTCCGGCCTGGAAGTGGTCGTCGTCCTCTATACGGGCGCGCCGAGCACGGACGAGCAGAGCGCTCGGCTCGCCGCGTTCATGCGTCGCCTGCGCCCGGCGCTCGCGCCGTAGCGGCCTAGTTATTGCCGTCCGGGCTCTGCTCGGGTGCGCTTCCGTTCATGCCGTTCATGCCGTTCATGCCGTTCGATTGGTTCTTCGCGCGGCGCTTGCGCTGATGCATCGAGCCGGCCGCGTGATAACCCTGCGCCTGGGCCTGGGCCGGGCAGAGGTACTTGCCGTTCTTCGTGCGGCCGTAGTACGGATCGCCCGGCTCGTGGTACGCCTTGCTCCGGAGATTGACCCAGACCGGCTTAACCGCTCCGCAACCGAGCGTCGCGGGTACGGGCATTGCGGCGCTCTGGGGAAGGGCGGCAACCTCGCGCTGAGCTTCGGTCGTGGCTGCGGACATCGGCCCGGCAGCCTGCGTGGTCTGCGACGTCTTGCCGCCTCCGCAGGCCGCCAAACCGGCTAACAACAGGCTCGCGAGCAACGCGCTCGCTATGGGACGCAGTTTCATCGGTCGCTCCAATTCGATCGTGCGGAATTTTACGGAAGCACCCTTTGCGCGATGCGCGTGAGTTCGGCTCGAGCCCGCACGGACAGCGGTGAAGGTTCGCCGGTAAAAACCCGGACCCCGCCGACGAACGCGGCTTGCACCCACGCATCCTGCGCGCGATAGACCAGCGCATTCACCGGCGGCGTCCACGGATCGATGGCATTCGCGTTGAGCACCACGTAATCGGCCGCACATCCGGCAATGAGGTCACCGCAGGTTACGCCCAGCGCTGCGGCACCTTCGCGCGTACCCATCGCGTAGGCGTCCACGGCGCCGAGTGCGCTCCCGTCGGTGCGCAGAATCTTCTGTAGATACGATGCCGCGCGCATCTCATCGATGAGCGAAGGCTTGACGTCGGCATCCGTCCCCAACCCGACGCGTACGCCGTACGAGCGCAGCGCCGTGACGTCGCAGATACCGTCACCCAAATACTGATTGGTCATCGGGTTATGAATCACGGCCGCGCCGCGCTCCCCGAGCAGTCGCCGTTCGTCTTCGCTGATGTAGATCGCGTGGATCGCAATCGTCCGCTCGTCGAGCGCATCGAGACGATCGAGCAACCCGATCGGGGTGACGCCATGCGCCTGCATCGTCTGCTCGCCTTCGTACGATGCTTCGGCGACGTGTACGTGCATCGTGCAGTTCTGCGACCGCGCGAAAGCGGCGGCGG
Above is a genomic segment from Candidatus Dormiibacterota bacterium containing:
- a CDS encoding amidohydrolase family protein — translated: MRRARRTGGRVNELVRCARALVGGALREDYAFVVRDGSIAAAGDFGEVRSWAGDLPARSYPANRLVVPGFVNGHSHAYQILLRGWADDWTFAKWRSEALYRVVPHLTPDDVHWIFVVAFSEMLAAGITTVAEFFYLNGAGNAHAEAALLAAQETGIRIVFARTWMDAEYAPPQFRESIDLAAERTLDLQERYPWANVCVAPHSLHAASPGMIRAAAAFARSQNCTMHVHVAEASYEGEQTMQAHGVTPIGLLDRLDALDERTIAIHAIYISEDERRLLGERGAAVIHNPMTNQYLGDGICDVTALRSYGVRVGLGTDADVKPSLIDEMRAASYLQKILRTDGSALGAVDAYAMGTREGAAALGVTCGDLIAGCAADYVVLNANAIDPWTPPVNALVYRAQDAWVQAAFVGGVRVFTGEPSPLSVRARAELTRIAQRVLP
- a CDS encoding serine hydrolase, which gives rise to MPTMLPSAEMLRSWAAASQLDDLALVLQTGDESRRIDAERPLYPASMIKLPLAAAILCEVEAGRLHLDQHIRIQPGNMTANDAPSPLDPGYFATLDELIHRAIAYSDNVATNTLFDVVGRDRATSIARERLRLPHTSFRRKLSGSDPLIHDPLWNGLDLNTHPAADAARLLSAISRAEVPGSARLRSALGAQIWNDKLSAGLSAGDRFEHKTGETDSVCHDGGILTTASGLEVVVVLYTGAPSTDEQSARLAAFMRRLRPALAP